The region TTGAATTTGAGATGCAGACGATATGTTGGTGGTGGATACAAAGCGTGGGTGAAAGGGACAACAATGGTGAGAAGAAAGGAATGGCTAGCCGAAGATATGTACAAGGAGATCTCTGAATGGAGCAGGATGGGGGATTGTATGGTGGATGAACTTGTAGACAAGGACATGAGCAGTCAGTATGGAAGGTGGCTGGACTTTGAAGTAGATGCATATGCACTTGGAGTGGAGTTTGAAAAccaaatatttaattcattggTTAATGAAGTGGTTGCTGATATCTTGCGGTTTTGATGCCAATAGCAGGGAGATAATATTCGGTGCAGAGAGATTGGGGAAATTGTATGGTGGCTGTGCTTGTGGAGAACAAACACCTAGTGGTTGTGCTTCGTTAGAATTGTACGAGGGAGATCCCCAAGTGTGTTTTTCTTGGGATGTTCATAAGATTCTTAATTATTTGCTTCATTTATTGGCTTGTGAATCGATGAGAGTGCTCATAACTTGTAGATCGAGGATTGGAGGAGCCAGCTTATGAATGTTCAGgctataaatacataaaatgtGAACTCTGGTTCAACTGAGACCATCACTTGAGCTCCATTTTATAAAACCAATTCTCTTATTCCACTGATCAGTCTATGAAGTTTTTCTGCTACAAGACAAGTGCATGAACTTTGTAAAGTCTTCTAATTAAGCATCTAGTTTTGTATTTTATCAATGAAATGCGTATCTCAGGAAACGCTCGTTCTGTGGAGGTATAAAGCGCGGGTACTTGCTAATCCTTGAGAAAACTCAGGAGATGTTGAAGCATTTAtggataagaaaaaacaaaccagCTAACATGGCTTCATTGCAAGCCACTGCATGCATACTCGTAAAAAAATCcactgaataaaaataaaatataaaatttgacaTTTAGGGAACTCATTGCAATAACTTTTTAGAGCATGGTGTACTAAATTGTTTTTGGAAAGAAGTATGacgacaaaaaaataaaaaggaaaaagaaaaatatcgtctttaaagaaaataataatgaagtgaatgccaaaaaaataaaaattcctcTGGTTTCAGACAAACCAAATAATTCTTCATCTTTGATTCAAAAGATTTGTTATGGACTTATAcatgtaaaagataaaaatccaatcacattaattatcattaaattaattataatgaaaagtAAAGCATCCAAATGACATTAAAAAGTGTGAAACCATGTGGCCATCTCTGCCCTTCCTTCGCAACTTGCAGCCAGCATGGCAGGTCATAAAACATTCCCCATGCCAATCTTCATGACACAGATGACCCAAATTCTCAGGGGACTGCCTCCCCTTGGCCGTGATGTTAGTAACCAGCGTTTTGTACCTTGCAAACTCATAGATTATTAACCCACGCGCTCTCAGGCTCCCTCAAATCAAGCACAAGCAAATATACAAGTTTCCTTCTCGAACCTATGTAATACTCGATTGTTTAGAGATCATGCACAatcatttttcttatcaaatactTTCAGAGCGAAGGTTAAAAACCCTTAGAACGTTTAATGCGTTGCTCCTTCTGATAACTGAAAATGATATGCAATAAATGGTAGGATTTAAATCTTCAATGCCTATAGAGCAGGATGGAAAGGACAGTCGATTATTATCCCAGACCAATGCCTTCCATTTGGTGGGATTCTAGTCGGACACTGAACACACTCTAAAGTCCACCACTCTAAAGAAATTGTGCCGGTTATTAAGGTCTTTACTGTTGTGTTGGTGTTCACACCTGTTGTCTAATaaaggaataattttttttttaacaagttcGAGAAAGTAAAGCTTAAAAACAATCAACTTCAAGCTTTCTTTCGCATTTCATCTTCTCTATCTACAAGGGTCACGGTTAACTGCTACAAGATTGTGTAAGACATTTGAATTTTTACACTATTTATCAGTTGGACAACATGAACTACCACAAGTGTCGGTCTAGTGGTTGCTTGACAAATCATGATGTGATAAAAGGTAAGTGGCGTAGAAAAGCTCATTCCAGGAGTCTGGAACACCGGGAAGACACCAATGGCTGCAATCTTGGATAATCCCAGGAATTCTTTGATGGACATTAGGTTTCCGGTAAACCGAAGGATGCCCATCTTTTCTGTACCCTGTCATTCTGGTAATGTTGAGGTAAAAAACTGGCGTCTTCATCTCTGATATAACAGATTCGAGAATCTTCATCATCAATGGATATGGTTTAAGTAGAGTGTCGTTTGTTACAGGCTGCCTCTCTTCATGACAATGCCCACCTGAATCCCATTTCCCTTTCCTGCTATGCCACAATAAGAAAATTCGATAAGCCTGATATGGAAAAATCAGAATTAGCAGTGTTACCATGTAAGATCACTTGATCAACTAATGTACAAGATTTGTGAAACCAAGGGTGGTAGCAGGAATAATTTGCAGTTGCATTTTCTTGTTTACCTGAAGTGAGAAGCTGAGTATCCACCGAAGAAGACCCTGGTATGGCTTCTGTTGATGTTAGAATCAACCCATTTTGCCCATGTCCATAAAGCTTTCTTATAAGCTTCATTTACTTCTAGCCTGTTATAGACTTTCCTGCCTTCTTGGAAGTAATTTTTGCTGGAATATAAAATGACAagatattagcatattaattTTCAATGGTAAAGGTAATAAAATGTTGATTATGATGATGACTATAGAGGGTTTCGGGTTACGAATTTGCTTATAAATCATGCgaaatcttgaaattaatggAAAGCGTACCCTCTGTATGTTTTCTGGTGCGTCCACCAGTGACCGGTGTTGAAGATGATTATATCAGCATCATGGTAATTGAAAGAAGGGGTTTGGATCATGTCAAGCCTGAGTCTTTCTTTTCGATTTCCACGCCTGTCTGAGCTTCGCCATTCTTGAACAAGGAATGGCGATTTTACAAAGTCTATTGAGCAATTATGATCCTGCATCATAGGAAGAGCACAGTCAGATGTTTAACTCTGCAACTTCAAAACTTCTTTCGACTTTCTACAGCATTTTCTAGACGTCGAAAAACGCAGTAGGAGGGATTTGTGGTTGGATGATTGTAAGCCCAGAGTAAAGAGTATTGGTGAGGATAAGCCCATGGTTTTGCAGATGCAATATTGCAGGCTTTGCATCTTAAATTAACCCACCAGAACATGCAGATTTGGACACGGTTCCAATGAAGAGTGCTGACATTTCCAGTTATAATAAACACTTAGAGATAGATTTGCTTACTAGGAGATTCTGTAATGACCTGATTACTGTGTGCTAATGATAAACCCCGTTATTCAGATGTGTTACCTTAATCACTAACAAAAGAGATTGAGCATAGAGGAGGTCTCTGGCAATCAGAAATGGATGAATTAATTACAGGAGCCATTGTGAGCAATGCATGGAGAACCTAACAGGACTGAAGGGACATGAATGATAGTAGTACAACCAACAGCAATTAACTGATAGAATTAACAAAACTAGATTTTCTTTAACTCACTACGAAGTTGAAAGAGTAGAAGCCTCTAGTCCTGAACTCTCGCCGACCCTCAATTTCAAAGATTCTGCTCTTATTCTCCACTGATTCTCTCAATGCACATACCAAAGATTGCCACATATTCCTATTCAACGAGTCCCCCACAAACACCATTCTCTTCCCTCTCAACATTCGCAACATCTGTCTCCCATCAAACCTGCACAATCCAACAAACCCACAATAATAACAGAGAAAGAATCCTCACATACAGAAAAGCacaactcatgtgaaaattaaaagaaaccaaGTGAATTTGTCTTCAGACCTTGGAATGTGGCATCCATGAGGTTTCCATCGATATCGAAGATAGTCCAAGTCAGGCCTTCCGTTATTGAAACAGTTGAAGGCATCATCTAAAAAAGGGCAAGACCCAGGTTGGTAAATAGGATCAGAATCATCAAGAACCCAATTCCCATTAAATATATCGCAAGAACTAAGGCCTGCAATAACatcatcaatttcttcttcttttcttggatTCATGCGAGTTCTCTCCATTGCAGTAACAGAAGAGAGTGTGCAGTTATCGGTTGAGTCAGAGACTAAACATGTTCTTGAAGATGTGATTGAAGAGAACGGAGAAATATAGTTTGCTGCAAAAAGAATGCTAGAAGCAAGAGAAGATACAGTTAAAAAAGACGGCAATTGGTTGGTTAGTGATGTCGAGGAGAAGAAGAATAACGAAAGAAGGAGAAGGGCAATGGCTAAACGGTGGGTTCTTGATCTTGGTAAAGGGAAAGATAGGGTTCTTGAGATGTTAATGGAAGTGGTGAAAAGGTTCTTGTAAGGTGCCATGGAAGTGTTAACGAGAAAGAGTTGAATCCGGGAGTCCCCGTCCGGTTTGTTTATATCACGG is a window of Populus nigra chromosome 10, ddPopNigr1.1, whole genome shotgun sequence DNA encoding:
- the LOC133704538 gene encoding protein trichome birefringence-like 4, with product MAPYKNLFTTSINISRTLSFPLPRSRTHRLAIALLLLSLFFFSSTSLTNQLPSFLTVSSLASSILFAANYISPFSSITSSRTCLVSDSTDNCTLSSVTAMERTRMNPRKEEEIDDVIAGLSSCDIFNGNWVLDDSDPIYQPGSCPFLDDAFNCFNNGRPDLDYLRYRWKPHGCHIPRFDGRQMLRMLRGKRMVFVGDSLNRNMWQSLVCALRESVENKSRIFEIEGRREFRTRGFYSFNFVDHNCSIDFVKSPFLVQEWRSSDRRGNRKERLRLDMIQTPSFNYHDADIIIFNTGHWWTHQKTYRGKNYFQEGRKVYNRLEVNEAYKKALWTWAKWVDSNINRSHTRVFFGGYSASHFRKGKWDSGGHCHEERQPVTNDTLLKPYPLMMKILESVISEMKTPVFYLNITRMTGYRKDGHPSVYRKPNVHQRIPGIIQDCSHWCLPGVPDSWNELFYATYLLSHHDLSSNH